In the genome of Halarsenatibacter silvermanii, one region contains:
- a CDS encoding alpha/beta fold hydrolase: MASELKNPMVEMNKIEPGGIPALEFVPPQELLSGGMIYYHGWSSCKENQIFRASTMASHGWRVLVPDARNHGERGELNYDKQEIVAEHFFSVLINSVEEADFLLGHLEEKLGDSSPLAAAGHSMGGFTVSGILTADAGAKLASAVCVNGSGAWLKTVDMLLEEAARREGEEDSGDPEDFEVDVDKSGLEKHDPFHSSERLAGVPLLLLHGEDDSSVPLAAQRHFYEKALKVYRERGREKQLELEVYENLNHYYTTGMLARTISWLEERSQI; this comes from the coding sequence ATGGCATCTGAACTTAAAAATCCGATGGTGGAGATGAATAAAATCGAACCGGGCGGCATTCCCGCGCTTGAATTCGTGCCCCCTCAAGAGCTTTTATCCGGCGGAATGATATATTATCACGGGTGGTCTTCGTGCAAGGAAAATCAGATATTTCGGGCGAGCACCATGGCTTCTCACGGATGGCGGGTGCTGGTGCCTGACGCCAGAAATCACGGTGAAAGAGGAGAATTAAATTATGATAAGCAGGAAATTGTAGCTGAACATTTTTTTTCAGTTCTGATCAATTCTGTTGAAGAAGCGGATTTTCTGCTCGGTCATCTGGAGGAAAAGCTGGGTGATAGCTCGCCTCTGGCTGCGGCCGGTCACTCGATGGGAGGATTTACGGTGTCAGGTATTTTGACAGCTGATGCAGGTGCGAAACTCGCTTCTGCCGTCTGTGTGAATGGCTCTGGAGCCTGGCTCAAAACAGTCGATATGCTGCTGGAGGAGGCGGCGAGAAGAGAAGGGGAGGAAGACAGCGGTGATCCCGAAGATTTTGAGGTCGATGTGGATAAAAGCGGGCTCGAAAAGCACGATCCCTTCCATTCATCTGAAAGGCTGGCCGGTGTACCGCTTCTGCTGCTTCACGGCGAGGATGATAGCTCGGTGCCGCTGGCAGCTCAGCGCCATTTTTATGAAAAAGCTTTAAAAGTTTATCGGGAACGAGGACGGGAAAAGCAGCTGGAGCTGGAAGTTTACGAAAATCTCAATCATTATTATACCACCGGAATGCTGGCCCGAACCATATCCTGGCTGGAAGAGAGGAGTCAAATATGA
- a CDS encoding pyridoxal phosphate-dependent aminotransferase: MSPECDVSKRCREIPPFIAMDVLEKAEALEEKGQDIIHLEVGEPDFNTPPPVREAAAEALEDNRTHYTSSKGLKELREAIAEHYRQRYDVEVSPEQIIVTTGSSPAILLICSALLNQGEEIIVSDPHYPCYPNIIESAGGEAVKVPVYEEDAFQYRREDIEEKISSETKGIFVNSPSNPMGTLSTAEDLKALAELDPYVISDEIYHGLVYEGKARSILEFTDRAFVVNGFSKLYAMTGWRLGYAILPEEFVRPVQKMQQNYFICAGSFVQHAGITALQECNEYVENMVNTYDRRRRRIISGLKDLGFGIKNEPTGAFYVFADASRFGEDSYELAFDIMEEAGVAVTPGIDFGENAEGYLRFSYANSLENIEEALNRLENYL; encoded by the coding sequence ATGAGTCCTGAATGCGATGTTTCAAAGCGATGTCGGGAAATCCCTCCCTTTATTGCCATGGATGTGCTGGAAAAAGCAGAAGCTCTGGAAGAAAAAGGCCAGGATATCATACATCTTGAGGTGGGAGAGCCGGATTTCAATACCCCGCCGCCGGTGCGAGAAGCTGCCGCTGAAGCTCTGGAGGACAACAGGACACATTATACCAGCAGCAAAGGTTTAAAAGAATTGAGAGAGGCCATCGCCGAACATTATCGGCAAAGATATGATGTGGAAGTTTCTCCTGAACAGATAATTGTGACCACCGGATCTTCGCCGGCCATCCTGCTTATCTGCTCTGCTTTATTGAATCAGGGGGAGGAGATAATAGTTTCCGACCCGCATTATCCCTGTTATCCCAACATAATCGAGTCGGCCGGAGGGGAGGCGGTGAAAGTTCCCGTATATGAAGAGGATGCTTTTCAATATCGGAGAGAGGACATCGAGGAAAAAATAAGTTCTGAAACAAAAGGAATTTTTGTAAATTCACCTTCCAATCCGATGGGAACTTTGAGTACCGCCGAAGACCTGAAAGCACTGGCTGAACTGGATCCCTATGTTATTTCCGATGAGATTTACCACGGACTCGTGTATGAAGGAAAGGCCCGATCAATTCTGGAATTTACCGACCGCGCCTTCGTGGTCAACGGTTTTTCCAAGCTTTATGCCATGACCGGCTGGAGGCTGGGATATGCCATTCTGCCCGAGGAATTTGTGCGTCCTGTCCAAAAAATGCAGCAAAATTATTTTATCTGCGCCGGCTCCTTCGTTCAACATGCAGGTATCACTGCTCTGCAGGAATGTAATGAGTACGTGGAGAATATGGTGAATACATATGATCGTCGCAGGCGGCGTATAATTTCGGGGTTGAAAGATCTGGGATTCGGGATAAAAAATGAACCTACAGGAGCTTTTTACGTCTTTGCCGATGCCAGCAGATTCGGTGAAGATTCCTATGAACTGGCCTTCGATATTATGGAAGAGGCCGGAGTGGCGGTAACTCCCGGAATAGATTTTGGCGAGAATGCTGAAGGGTATCTTCGTTTTTCCTATGCCAATTCCCTCGAGAATATCGAGGAAGCATTAAATCGGCTGGAAAATTACCTGTAA
- a CDS encoding MBL fold metallo-hydrolase, which yields MSFHSISGRVSYISGGTKTGVIELESGGAFLIDCGLDKRNAERIMSELRREGLHPLAAAITHGHADHSRGCSFLKEETNLEIIASREESVFIEHPRLEPRYLFAGARPPKELRIKSLEAIGCPVDHKLELKEDALQIFDERIEAVPLIGHTPGQLGFACGEVFFSGDSFFTPKTLNRHPLPFFLDVTRALETFAKIEDRTERYFVPSHGQIVKAEDLSRVLEENRRRIDDVSDILIRILQKPRLTSKLGGKVCQELSIEINNLHEAVVNRTALMAFLSHLKEKGIIKAEPSSEGIVWRGVD from the coding sequence ATGAGCTTTCACAGCATCAGCGGTCGGGTCAGCTATATTAGCGGCGGCACGAAAACAGGAGTGATTGAGCTGGAATCCGGCGGAGCTTTTTTGATCGACTGCGGCCTGGATAAACGCAATGCCGAACGGATTATGAGCGAACTTCGCCGGGAAGGACTTCATCCGCTGGCGGCCGCCATAACCCACGGCCATGCCGACCATTCCCGGGGCTGCAGTTTCCTCAAAGAGGAGACGAACCTGGAAATAATTGCTTCCAGAGAGGAGTCCGTATTTATCGAGCATCCCCGGCTTGAGCCTCGTTATCTGTTTGCCGGTGCTCGTCCGCCGAAAGAGCTCAGAATTAAATCTCTGGAGGCAATCGGCTGTCCTGTCGATCATAAGCTCGAGCTGAAAGAAGATGCTCTGCAAATTTTCGATGAACGAATTGAGGCAGTTCCCCTGATAGGGCATACTCCCGGCCAGCTGGGTTTTGCCTGCGGAGAAGTGTTTTTTAGCGGAGACAGCTTTTTTACTCCTAAAACTTTAAACAGGCATCCGCTTCCCTTTTTTCTGGATGTCACCAGAGCGCTCGAAACTTTTGCTAAAATAGAAGACAGAACGGAAAGGTATTTCGTGCCCTCCCACGGTCAGATTGTAAAAGCTGAAGATCTTTCCCGGGTTCTGGAGGAGAACAGGCGGAGGATTGACGACGTCAGCGACATATTGATCAGGATATTGCAAAAGCCGAGACTGACTTCAAAATTAGGAGGGAAGGTCTGCCAGGAACTGAGTATAGAGATAAATAATCTTCACGAAGCTGTGGTCAACCGCACGGCGCTGATGGCTTTTTTGAGTCATCTCAAGGAAAAAGGCATAATAAAAGCAGAACCCTCCAGCGAAGGAATTGTCTGGAGGGGCGTCGATTAA
- a CDS encoding class I SAM-dependent methyltransferase, translated as MRCKLCHNQNLSAHSSTKEKSGCDFYHCPECDLIFLAEKHLPDPEAERERYLEHDNTFDCPGYVDMMQEFIDSFLRPFLPGIDRALDFGCGPGPVLASLLAEKLSEVDIYDPYFFPGEDFRENQYGLITSTEVWEHLFNPADEISLLCGLLKEGGYLAVMTSLHPGLDKFTGWHYHLDRTHVTFFSWKTIEWISRRFPLQVAISDREKRIVWQKE; from the coding sequence ATGCGCTGTAAACTCTGCCACAACCAGAATCTCTCAGCCCATAGCAGCACAAAAGAAAAATCCGGATGTGATTTTTACCACTGTCCGGAATGTGATCTGATTTTTCTCGCCGAAAAACATCTACCTGATCCGGAGGCGGAACGCGAGCGCTATCTCGAACATGATAACACCTTCGACTGCCCGGGTTATGTAGATATGATGCAGGAGTTCATTGATAGTTTCCTCCGACCTTTTCTGCCCGGAATCGATCGGGCCCTGGATTTCGGCTGCGGCCCCGGACCGGTACTGGCCTCTCTGCTGGCAGAAAAGCTGTCAGAAGTGGATATATACGACCCTTATTTTTTCCCGGGTGAAGATTTTCGAGAAAATCAATACGGACTCATTACCTCCACCGAGGTCTGGGAACATCTTTTCAATCCGGCCGATGAAATCAGTCTATTGTGTGGGCTTTTAAAGGAAGGCGGTTATCTGGCCGTTATGACCTCTCTGCATCCCGGTCTCGACAAATTCACCGGCTGGCATTATCATCTCGATCGCACCCACGTGACTTTTTTTAGCTGGAAAACAATAGAGTGGATCAGCCGCAGATTCCCTCTGCAGGTTGCAATCTCTGATCGCGAAAAACGCATAGTCTGGCAGAAAGAATAA
- a CDS encoding MFS transporter, with protein sequence MSGKNDNTEISRRRSDRILLLLGIILFLNGLGSGVAFPIIPLLGSVIGVSPFFISMIISANRISRVIFNTAIGELVDRYGCRGPLIWGLLIKALSVAGFIFSIWSPVIPGHLFFISRFLYGIGSAMGFITTYAFMFHLTDRSNRGSRTAYIRTAGLFGLPSGLFIGGLLSDYFGYSAAFAFSAGSLFLFTLLAYSLIPGDIDSTPETEVLGPVRAVRLALTDSRVLRISSANFLEWFAVQGVFLSTAALFVERIDLSLGGLGAEGMSGLLMGVMMFTKGLSTLILGRFIDGASTRSFFSLVGASMGVLAFLSWALFRSLAAVTLGLLLLGTCSGITSSPLLTLLGDVSRPELRGKSLGIYRVFGDAGGMLGPIFGVNAAEGMGFTPTYLILALVMTAIMAIILPLYRRERRDLLTNPQNRS encoded by the coding sequence TTGTCCGGAAAAAACGATAATACAGAAATTTCCCGGCGGCGATCTGATCGAATACTGCTGCTGCTCGGAATAATATTATTTTTGAACGGGCTGGGCAGCGGGGTCGCTTTCCCGATCATACCGCTCTTAGGGTCTGTAATCGGGGTCTCACCCTTTTTTATCAGCATGATCATCTCAGCCAACCGCATTTCCCGGGTGATATTTAACACTGCTATCGGTGAGCTGGTCGATCGCTACGGGTGTCGAGGCCCCCTGATATGGGGACTTCTGATCAAAGCATTGAGCGTAGCCGGATTTATATTTTCCATCTGGAGCCCGGTAATTCCCGGTCATCTCTTCTTTATATCGCGCTTTTTATATGGGATAGGCTCGGCTATGGGCTTTATCACCACCTATGCCTTTATGTTTCACCTGACCGACAGAAGCAATCGAGGCAGCAGAACGGCCTATATCAGGACTGCCGGGCTTTTTGGCCTGCCTTCAGGTCTTTTCATCGGCGGTCTATTATCCGATTACTTCGGTTATTCAGCAGCTTTTGCTTTTTCGGCTGGATCTTTGTTTCTTTTCACTCTGCTGGCCTACAGTTTGATCCCTGGAGATATAGATTCAACTCCCGAGACCGAGGTATTGGGTCCTGTCAGAGCGGTCAGGCTGGCCCTTACCGACAGCAGGGTGCTCAGGATTTCATCGGCTAACTTTTTGGAATGGTTTGCTGTCCAGGGAGTTTTTCTATCTACGGCTGCCCTCTTTGTTGAAAGGATCGATCTGAGTCTTGGGGGTCTGGGGGCCGAGGGGATGAGCGGGCTTTTGATGGGCGTTATGATGTTCACCAAAGGCCTTTCTACTCTGATACTGGGCCGATTTATAGACGGGGCCAGCACCAGGTCTTTCTTCAGCCTGGTGGGAGCGTCGATGGGAGTTCTGGCATTTCTGAGCTGGGCCTTATTTAGATCGCTGGCTGCAGTCACTCTGGGTCTTTTGCTGCTGGGAACCTGTTCTGGAATCACCAGCAGTCCGCTTTTGACTCTTCTGGGAGATGTATCCCGGCCGGAGCTGCGCGGTAAGTCCCTGGGTATTTACAGAGTTTTCGGTGATGCGGGGGGCATGCTGGGCCCCATCTTCGGAGTCAATGCGGCTGAAGGCATGGGTTTTACCCCGACCTATCTGATTCTGGCTCTGGTGATGACAGCCATAATGGCTATAATACTGCCGCTTTATCGCAGAGAACGCCGGGACCTGCTAACAAATCCGCAAAACAGGAGCTGA
- a CDS encoding PTS transporter subunit IIC — protein sequence MSRNQGAGPDESSQEEAGFLQRKNIEISLQRYGIDALSSMAKGLFASLIVGLILDVIGDAAGIELLVEFGGTAQDMMGPAIGVAVASGLQAPGLVVFTSVITGGAGAALGGPVGALLAAIAGTEFGKAVSGETPVDIVITPMTTIIIGLTVAEFVGPGVDAFMTALGASINYATYLHPLPMGIIVSTLMGMALTLPISSAAIGIMLGLEGLAAGAATAGCSAQMIGFAVTSFRENGLEGLVSQGLGTSMLQIGNIVRNPLIWLPSTITGALLGPVATVILGMENSPVGSGMGTSGLVGQFGTVDVMGFSFSVLGQIALLHFLLPAVIALLISSFMRQKNLIKEGDMTLDL from the coding sequence ATGTCAAGAAATCAGGGTGCCGGCCCGGATGAATCCAGCCAGGAAGAAGCCGGCTTTTTACAGCGCAAAAATATAGAGATTTCACTGCAGAGATACGGAATAGATGCTTTAAGTTCTATGGCCAAAGGGCTTTTCGCTTCGCTGATCGTTGGACTTATTCTCGATGTCATAGGAGATGCCGCCGGCATAGAACTTCTGGTCGAGTTTGGCGGCACGGCTCAGGATATGATGGGGCCGGCCATAGGCGTTGCGGTGGCATCAGGCCTGCAGGCTCCCGGACTCGTGGTTTTCACCTCGGTTATTACAGGGGGAGCCGGGGCCGCTCTCGGCGGACCGGTAGGAGCTCTTCTGGCAGCTATAGCCGGAACGGAATTCGGCAAGGCTGTCTCCGGAGAAACCCCTGTTGATATAGTCATCACTCCCATGACGACCATCATAATAGGCCTAACAGTGGCTGAATTTGTGGGTCCGGGCGTTGATGCTTTTATGACCGCTCTGGGAGCTTCCATAAATTATGCCACCTATCTGCATCCGCTGCCCATGGGGATTATCGTTTCCACGCTCATGGGCATGGCCCTAACTCTGCCCATCAGCAGTGCCGCAATCGGAATCATGCTGGGGCTGGAAGGTCTGGCCGCCGGGGCAGCCACGGCCGGCTGTTCGGCCCAGATGATCGGCTTCGCCGTGACCAGTTTCCGCGAAAATGGCCTGGAGGGATTGGTCTCCCAGGGGCTGGGCACCTCGATGCTGCAGATCGGTAATATCGTGCGCAATCCGCTAATCTGGCTCCCCTCAACTATAACCGGGGCTTTGCTCGGACCTGTGGCCACAGTGATTTTGGGTATGGAAAACAGCCCCGTCGGTTCCGGCATGGGCACTTCCGGCCTGGTCGGTCAGTTCGGAACTGTCGATGTTATGGGTTTTAGTTTTTCCGTGCTGGGTCAGATAGCTCTGCTCCATTTTCTGCTGCCGGCTGTAATAGCGCTGCTGATCAGCAGCTTCATGCGCCAAAAAAATCTGATAAAAGAGGGCGATATGACTCTTGATCTTTGA
- a CDS encoding ECF transporter S component: protein MQTNSESGAGAWQFSTRKIVVAGMLGAVAIVLGASGLGFIPVPTPAAHATIMHVPAILGGVLEGPLVGLLIGLIFGLFSFTRATTPFFADPTIAILPRLFIGVAAYYIYRSLSSRSENAGFMAAGAVGTLVNTVGVLGLTALRGYLPTEAALATGVMQGIPEMILAALLTNLIAGAVRRYRSS from the coding sequence ATGCAGACCAACAGTGAAAGCGGGGCTGGAGCCTGGCAGTTTTCCACCCGCAAAATAGTGGTAGCGGGCATGCTGGGAGCTGTAGCTATAGTGCTGGGAGCTTCCGGCCTGGGTTTTATACCTGTGCCAACCCCCGCCGCCCATGCCACCATAATGCATGTGCCGGCCATCCTCGGCGGAGTTCTGGAAGGACCGCTGGTAGGGCTTTTGATCGGCCTCATTTTTGGCCTTTTCAGCTTCACCCGGGCCACCACGCCCTTTTTCGCCGATCCCACCATAGCCATCTTACCCCGTCTTTTCATCGGGGTGGCAGCTTATTATATCTACCGGTCTCTCAGCAGCAGAAGCGAAAACGCCGGATTTATGGCAGCCGGAGCAGTCGGTACACTGGTTAACACGGTCGGAGTGCTGGGTCTTACCGCCCTTCGAGGTTATCTGCCCACCGAAGCAGCTCTGGCCACGGGAGTGATGCAGGGAATACCGGAGATGATACTGGCCGCCCTGCTGACCAACTTGATCGCCGGAGCGGTTAGACGCTATCGATCCAGCTGA